GTTCCTTGTCCCTCCCGggagattattttaatctgGATTCCGATCGACGATGGCGGCTCTAGGCGATGATTCAAGGGAATTGGATGACATAACTGGTGGTCTCCGCCCGCGGAGgcatgacgatgatgatgacggctCGGATAATGGGGATGACGACCTAGAAAGTACAACTAGTGCTCCGGCTGCTGAGAATGCAGAAAATCAAAGACAcacggaggaggaaaaggagctTCCGCCACATGCATGCGCGTAAGGATCACGGTATATCGCTACTTCAAGATCAAAATTGAGCTAACCTAGATCGCCTTGAAGATATTGCGGCATTCATAATCCGAGCAGTGTTGTGAAATGTCTCTCATGCAGCAAATGGTTTTGCAGTGCTCGTGGAAATACGTCGTCCTCTCACATTGTCAACCACCTCGTTCGAGCACGACACAAGGAAGTGCAATTACACCCTGCCTCGTCTCTCGGAGATACAATTCTGGAGTGCTATAATTGCGGAACTAAgaatgtctttcttcttgggtTCATTCCAGCGAAGTCCGATACGGTCGTCGTATTACTATGCCGCCAACCTTGTGCCGCCATGCCATCGTCCAAGGACATGAACTGGGATACTTCCCGCTGGCAGCCACTCATAGAAGATCGTTCATTTCTGCCATGGCTAGTAGCTGCGCCGTCTGACCAAGAGCAACTGCGAGCTCGCCACCTCAGCCCTCAGCTTATTGCGAAATTGGAGGAAATGTGGAAAGAAAACTCCCAAGCCACGTTTTCAGATCTCGAGAAGGCCACCGCTGTAGATGACGAACCTGCTCCCGTTCTTTTACGTTATGATGATGCTTTCCAGTATCAAAACATCTTTGGACCACTCGTCAAGATTGAAGCGGATTACGATCGAAAATTGAAGGAGTCGCAGTCGCAGGATGGGTTGATTGTGCGTTGGGACCTTGGTCTTAACAACAAACATCTGGCTAGCTTCATTCTCCCAAAGCTTGAGCTTGGAGACGTCAAATTGGCTGTGGGAGACGAAATGCGACTGAAATACACTGGTGAACTGCGGCCCAAGTGGGAAGGGGTTGGATACGTCATCAAGATCCCGAACAACCAGTCTGACGAGGTTACTATTGAGTTGCGAGCAAAGGGAGATCATAAGTCGGTGCCTACAGAATGTACACACAATTTCACTGCCGACTATGTATGGAAGTCCACCTCCTTTGATCGTATGCAACTCGCCATGAAGACATTCGCAGTTGATGAGATGAGCGTTTCCGGCTACATTTTCCATCGGCTTCTGGGTCACGAGGTCGCCGCTGCACCAATGAAGACACAAATGCCCAAGAAGTTCAGTGTCCCTGGACTTCCAGAACTAAATGGTAGCCAGATTAATGCAGTCAAGAGTGTGCTACAGAGGCCTCTGAGTCTCATTCAGGGACCTCCCGGAACCGGAAAGACTGTCACCTCCGCTACCATCATTTATCATCTTGCCAAACTTAATGGAGGTCAGGTCCTAGTCTGCGCTCCTTCCAACGTCGCTGTTGATCAACTCTGCGAGCGTATCCACAGAACAGGTTTGAAGACAGTGCGTGTAACCGCCAAATCTCGCGAAGATGTGGAATCTCCCGTTGGCTTCTTGTCCCTGCATGAGCAAGTTCGCCTAAATGACAGCAATATTGAACTCCTGAAGCTTAACCAGCTTAAGGCGGAACTCGGGGAGTTGTCAAGTCAAGACGAAAAGCGACTGAAACAGCTCACGCGTTCAGCGGAGCGCGAGAT
The sequence above is a segment of the Aspergillus flavus chromosome 4, complete sequence genome. Coding sequences within it:
- a CDS encoding putative regulator of nonsense transcripts (regulator of nonsense transcripts 1); this encodes MAALGDDSRELDDITGGLRPRRHDDDDDGSDNGDDDLESTTSAPAAENAENQRHTEEEKELPPHACAYCGIHNPSSVVKCLSCSKWFCSARGNTSSSHIVNHLVRARHKEVQLHPASSLGDTILECYNCGTKNVFLLGFIPAKSDTVVVLLCRQPCAAMPSSKDMNWDTSRWQPLIEDRSFLPWLVAAPSDQEQLRARHLSPQLIAKLEEMWKENSQATFSDLEKATAVDDEPAPVLLRYDDAFQYQNIFGPLVKIEADYDRKLKESQSQDGLIVRWDLGLNNKHLASFILPKLELGDVKLAVGDEMRLKYTGELRPKWEGVGYVIKIPNNQSDEVTIELRAKGDHKSVPTECTHNFTADYVWKSTSFDRMQLAMKTFAVDEMSVSGYIFHRLLGHEVAAAPMKTQMPKKFSVPGLPELNGSQINAVKSVLQRPLSLIQGPPGTGKTVTSATIIYHLAKLNGGQVLVCAPSNVAVDQLCERIHRTGLKTVRVTAKSREDVESPVGFLSLHEQVRLNDSNIELLKLNQLKAELGELSSQDEKRLKQLTRSAEREILNNADVICCTCVGAGDPRLAKLKFRTVLIDESTQSAEPECMIPLVLGCKQVVLVGDHQQLGPVIMNKKAAKAGLNQSLFERLVILGCSPIRLNVQYRMHPCLSEFPSNMFYEGSLQNGISSIERLRRDVDFPWPISDNPMMFWSNLGNEEISASGTSYLNRTEATNVEKIVTRFFKAGVQPGDIGIITPYEGQRSYIVSSMQATGTFKKEHYKEIEVASVDAFQGREKDFIILSCVRSNDHQGIGFLSDPRRLNVALTRAKYGLAILGNPKVLSKHPLWNCLLQHFKERHCLVEGPLSNLQESLIQFSRPKQAYRGPQRFQMAYNHASSVTSGMMNGKNGHRNDFHDTGSVVGYIPDDVSSVHSSALGGVGIPSGYPPMFQNFADSWPALPGNRRANGNRGKGAPSIAGESIAATESDVTASIIDGKSVDQGGVSLAGLSIHDMSKQPSLSQSDRLKRYVESGGREPYKPGVADNNSIFGGSSASIRVTRGVPGHIIDDDDTRSVSTAFASQVGGNYD